CCTATGAGGTGGTCATGTGGAAGCAGCACAGCGCGTTCGCACCGGAGAACCTCTACGGGCGCTCGGTCGTGTCGATCTCGCAGGAGCAGTGGGATGCGGTGTTCCCACCCGAGGTTCCGGTCGAGCCCGAGGTCCCGGTCGAGCCTGAGGTCCCGGTAGAACCTGAGACGCCGGCTCCGGCCGTCACGGCAGCAGTGTCTTCAGCATCTGCCGATGGGGGTCTCGTCGTCAGCGTCGCCGGTGCCGGATTCGCCGCTCTCTCCGGCGAGTACGTCGCACTGATCGAGAAGGGCACCGAGGCGGATGTCACAGCTGGGGGCGGCTTCCTCGCGATGCAGTACGTCCGCGGCATCACCGACGGTGCGTTCCAGGTGAACCTCACCGCCGCCGCTGATGCGCTCGACCAGGCCGTCTCATACGAGGTGATCGCGTGGCAGCAGCACACGATGCCGAACGCAGACACGATCCACGCCCGCACCGACGTGGTCATCAGCAGCGAGCAGTGGGCGGCGCTGCAGCCCGCCCCGCTGCAGCCCTCGATCGAGGTATTCCTCTCGGACGGCGTTACTCCGGCCGCTGGCTCAGTACTCAGGGCGGGCGATGAGGTCATCATCAAGGGCAGCGGTTACGACCCGATGGCCAACGTCGGCGGCCGCGGAGTGCCGATCCCGGCGCATCTGCCGCAGGGCACGTACGTCGTGTTCGGAGACTTCGCTGCCAACTGGCAGCCGTCCACGGGCGCGGCGTCCAGCGCACGATCCGTCGGGGCGCAGGCGTGGGCGCTGGCCGAGAGCGTGCTCGACCAGGTCCCGACGCAGTACCAGGGAGCGATCCGCGCGCAGTGGGTGGATATCGCCGCAGACGGAACCTTCACGGCGACGTTGACGCTGAAGGACGCGCCGGCACAGCCGGAGAACGGGGCGTACGGCGTGTACACCTACGGCGCGGGAGGCGTGAAGAACGCCGCACAGGAGCAGAGCGTGCTGCTGGACTATCGGACCGTGCAGGACAAGGTCGTGGATACTGTCACGTCCGTCGACGGCACCGACCTCGTCGTCGACGTCGAGGGACGAGGGTTCGACGGCGAACCGGGCGTCTACGCCGCGCTGATCGAGGAGGGCACCGAGGCGGATGTCACGGCCGGAGGCGGATTCCTCGCGATGCAGTACGTGCGGAACCTCGCAGACGGCGCGTTCACGACCGCTCTCACCGCGGCCGGTGACACGCTCGATCGGACCAAGGCCTACGAGGTGATTGTCTGGAAGCAGCACACGATGCCGAACGCCGACACGATCCATGCGCGCAGTGGAGTGACCATCACCGCCGACCAGTGGAAGCTGATCGATGGTCCGTCGCCCGAGCCGCCGAAGCCGACGACGCCGCCGACGGCTCCGCCCACCGCCCCCCAGCAGCCGGTCGCCGGAGGTTCGCTGCGCTGGGCGATCTCGTCATCGTTCGCGGACTACGTGACGGGACACATCGCGCAGGGGGAGATCCGGGTCACCGGCGGCGCGACGCGCTCCGGCGGCCAGTTCCAGTTCGGGCAGGCCGCGGGCGCGACCTACGATCGGGCGACCGGTCTCGGTGCGGTGGGATACACCGGAGCGGTTCGATTCACCGGCCACCACGGCGTGCTCAACGTGATGATCTCGAACCCCCGCGTCGAGATCACCTCCGCGACGGCTGCGACGCTCTACCTCACGCACAACGGCACTCGCGTGCCGTTCGCGGCGATCGACATCGCGTCTGCTGCGAAGACGACCGCAGGGGGTGCGACGACGTTCACCGCGGCACC
The DNA window shown above is from Microbacterium murale and carries:
- a CDS encoding HtaA domain-containing protein yields the protein MNHTEIRATNSRTRAAFAAVLAVLMMLFGTLTAPAAFAADGATVSPQVTAASESGLVIQVSAEGLPGDIGGTYAALIVQGEDDALNSQEYVAFALPFPAVAAGSTSFALTAPIEKLDRTLTYEVVMWKQHSAFAPENLYGRSVVSISQEQWDAVFPPEVPVEPEVPVEPEVPVEPETPAPAVTAAVSSASADGGLVVSVAGAGFAALSGEYVALIEKGTEADVTAGGGFLAMQYVRGITDGAFQVNLTAAADALDQAVSYEVIAWQQHTMPNADTIHARTDVVISSEQWAALQPAPLQPSIEVFLSDGVTPAAGSVLRAGDEVIIKGSGYDPMANVGGRGVPIPAHLPQGTYVVFGDFAANWQPSTGAASSARSVGAQAWALAESVLDQVPTQYQGAIRAQWVDIAADGTFTATLTLKDAPAQPENGAYGVYTYGAGGVKNAAQEQSVLLDYRTVQDKVVDTVTSVDGTDLVVDVEGRGFDGEPGVYAALIEEGTEADVTAGGGFLAMQYVRNLADGAFTTALTAAGDTLDRTKAYEVIVWKQHTMPNADTIHARSGVTITADQWKLIDGPSPEPPKPTTPPTAPPTAPQQPVAGGSLRWAISSSFADYVTGHIAQGEIRVTGGATRSGGQFQFGQAAGATYDRATGLGAVGYTGAVRFTGHHGVLNVMISNPRVEITSATAATLYLTHNGTRVPFAAIDIASAAKTTAGGATTFTAAPATLTSAGQNQVLGGFSTVLNPVTFTIGTPAAAPNGTVGTVAAASVQPKVELPSAPPATDGIEIDKENLRALQSGASATASAAGFQPGEQGIKVVVYSTPVLLDTVTADANGVATWTGALPATLEAGAHTLTFQGSVDRGLAFTLDRTTAAVGVCAVEGASLDWGYKESFRNYIEGIAHGGWNLTGVVYEFPEFVWSEGTGSFDPEARSGLVDFGGTIAFHGHDGALDTKLNNARVELAGDKGYILFDIAGTTQGGEQIDQKGVRFVEFSVADAEIVDGVLTVNDAASVLTESGSAAFGTYAAGESFDPVSLRIPVGADCGLAPVEEPADNEAVAAISAAATPIAGDAAGLPIWAWVVIGLLVVGAGAGAGVIVKRRRDAASATIGED